The region GTTTCAGCACAGAAAGGGTCTGAGGTTACTAACACAACCCCTCAGCGGGGACAAGGATATATGATTGCCTCGAGCTCCCGAACCGCTGCAGCCCCCCGAAGTCCTTCACCCCATCGAAGATCAGAAGCTGGGCATCTCCCCTCTTTCCATTCAGCATCAGACTATCCACGTTCTATCTCCCCCCAGTCAGGGCCCAGTGAAACACCCATCCCTCGAGGAAGCGAGGCCCGATCAAAATCAGAATCATACCGCCATCCCTCTATTCATCGAAAGATCCAGCAAACTCAAACATCAGCTTCCCATGCTGTCCAGACGCAACGGAATGTTAGCCCATCCAGAGAGGAATCAGCACGAAGAGGGGGTGAGAGCAAGCCGGGGCGTGACATCAGTAATCGCTACTCATTAACCCCTGATGCCAAATCCTCTCGCCGGTTGAGTTTTGTAGACCAGAAGGATAACTTACAAATCTTGCAAGAAGACCCACCCTCCAAGGTCCAGTACCCACAAGGGGTCAGAGTTCCCCGTAGGACTTTGGTTTACCCAAAGGATGAAGCAGTCCAAACTGAACCCATCCAAAAGGGTTTGACTGCTACTGAGATCAGATCTCCAAGAAGACCCTCTAGCCCAGAACATAGCAGTGGCCGAGTCAGTGCAGACTCTCGGACAGCCCAAAGAAAGATCCCTGGCCAAGAGTGTGAAATGAGTCATCCCAGCCCAATTTACACAGAACCCAAGACTTTGCATAGGAATATGAACTTGGAATCATCCCTCAGACTCTCTATCCTAAAGGATTTGAGTGGTGGACACCGAGTTTCTAGGCGTTCAGATCCTGAGACTATCCCTAAGCAGTCTGTCTACACTGACACCAAGACCTCCCCAAAGAACTTAATATCATCAGAAGTAGAGTCCAACCTGAGGTCCTCAACTAGAGGAGATGGCGAGGTCAGCCGCAGGGTCACCATCTCTTCAGCGGAACAGTTATACTCAGCTCCCCGTGTGACATCTCGAGCAGTGTCTGAGAACCCCCACAAATCTATGTTTGTCACTCCAGAACCCAGCTATAAGCAGCACACCCAAAGACCCTCAGAAAGTGTCTGCATGTCCCCAGGACCTGCACTCAGGTATCCAGAACCCTCCCCAAAGCCCTCGGTCCATGCAGAACTGGAACTGACCCCTCGGCCCTTACCCCCTCGGGCCTTACCTAGGTATGGACCTGACTGTTCATGGTGGGCCTTACTCAATCCTGAAGTTGAAACATCCCAAAGCCGGCCGACAACACCTGATTTTGAGTCTAAGTCTCCTCTTCCCCCAGACCCTTTATTGTCCTTTTTTGAAATGGACTCAAGTCCTTTCTGTGAGGAAATGATGttccagagagagaaggcaagtccatcaccaccaccatcagcaacaccaccaccactatcACCACCAAAGGAGTCTCCAAACCAGGCACCATTGAGGGAAATGCCACAAGCCCTCAAGCAGACCTCCAAACAACCCATTCAAAGGTTTAGTGCTTTCTTCTTGGGTATGTGAAGAAGCAGACTGCCCAGGTGCAGCCCCAATTTAGTGAGGTGGGACATTGGGGTGGGTAGGAAAGTCAGTCCCCTTCTTCATTCTGGGCCTCAGAGCTGCTCTCCTGCCAGTGCTCAAGGTAAACCTTGAGCCTGTTGCCCCATTCCTTCCCTGCCAGCTTTTTTGAGCTCCAAGCTAATGACATCAATAACGATGCTTGGGCAGGCATCAGGCATTGATTCTTCCATGCAACGCTGCTTAACCTTTCAATGGAAAGTAATAGAGAGTGGTTTTCAGGGTAGGAAGCGCTTCCCAAGAATGGAGATAAAGAACTGAGTTGGGACTAGGGCTGGTTAGGGCTagtaaagaaaataaggttctCAGGTAAATATTCTGACAACAAAGTGGAGAAGGTGAAGCACAGATACGCTAGGACGTAGACTTCCA is a window of Prionailurus viverrinus isolate Anna chromosome E1, UM_Priviv_1.0, whole genome shotgun sequence DNA encoding:
- the SEPTIN4 gene encoding septin-4 isoform X1; its protein translation is MGSTQRSSVYRMVKTNKTGSKVAVSAQKGSEVTNTTPQRGQGYMIASSSRTAAAPRSPSPHRRSEAGHLPSFHSASDYPRSISPQSGPSETPIPRGSEARSKSESYRHPSIHRKIQQTQTSASHAVQTQRNVSPSREESARRGGESKPGRDISNRYSLTPDAKSSRRLSFVDQKDNLQILQEDPPSKVQYPQGVRVPRRTLVYPKDEAVQTEPIQKGLTATEIRSPRRPSSPEHSSGRVSADSRTAQRKIPGQECEMSHPSPIYTEPKTLHRNMNLESSLRLSILKDLSGGHRVSRRSDPETIPKQSVYTDTKTSPKNLISSEVESNLRSSTRGDGEVSRRVTISSAEQLYSAPRVTSRAVSENPHKSMFVTPEPSYKQHTQRPSESVCMSPGPALRYPEPSPKPSVHAELELTPRPLPPRALPRYGPDCSWWALLNPEVETSQSRPTTPDFESKSPLPPDPLLSFFEMDSSPFCEEMMFQREKASPSPPPSATPPPLSPPKESPNQAPLREMPQALKQTSKQPIQRFSAFFLDVSEEMYNRVIWWLKDEEIKRFLEATDDTELNKFVKDFPGSESCHQPEAKTWVSRPQVLEPKPQAPDLYQDDLEFKGPSWPQPSDSQQYFSASAPLSPSARPRSPWGKLDPYDSSEDDKEYVGFATLPNQVHRKSVKKGFDFTLMVAGESGLGKSTLVNSLFLTDLYRDRKLLGAEERIMQTVEITKHAVDIEEKGVRLRLTIVDTPGFGDAVNNTECWKPVAEYIDQQFEQYFRDESGLNRKNIQDNRVHCCLYFISPFGHGLRPLDVEFMKALHQRVNIVPILAKADTLTPAEVERKKRKIREEIEHFGIKVYQFPDCDSDEDEDFKLQDQALKESIPFAVIGSNTVVEARGRRVRGRLYPWGIVEVENPGHCDFVKLRTMLVRTHMQDLKDVTRETHYENYRAQCIQSMTRLVVKERNRNKLTRESGTDFPIPAVPPGTDPETERLIREKDEELRRMQEMLHKIQRQMKETH